In Brachypodium distachyon strain Bd21 chromosome 2, Brachypodium_distachyon_v3.0, whole genome shotgun sequence, one genomic interval encodes:
- the LOC100836137 gene encoding uncharacterized protein LOC100836137 isoform X1: MAMEPLPLGFGDAAMDASLFSSLWSFQDELQPQESVEELRQSLLAATLELEAAKEELRRKEQSIGKLADLVGHVTKERDEARDHLQSLQVAAAAAAKLPSPPAPAAAAAMVTSSLTADSDGSLVSSSPVDPFFLDAVTSSDRRPSPKQHNPLPQQRQQQGVGAAMDAVLELLAAKKPLPPKGRLLQSVMAAGPLLQNLLVAGPLPRWRNPPPVHALDSLPAGVVHGGAIGAAGGAYGGNAMGGYAPNANNACMKRPAMAMAAAAPGFVVGKRHRLH, translated from the exons ATGGCAATGGAGCCGCTCCCGCTGGGGTTCGGggacgccgccatggacgcctCGCTCTTCTCCTCCCTATGGTCCTTCCAGGACGAGCTCCAGCCCCAAGAG AGCGTGGAGGAGCTGCGGCAGAGCCTGCTGGCGGCGAcgctggagctggaggcggccaaggaggagctccggcggaaGGAGCAGAGCATCGGCAAGCTGGCTGACCTCGTGGGCCACGTCACCAAGGAACGCGACGAGGCCCGGGACCATCTGCAGAGCCTCcaagtcgccgccgccgcagccgcgaagcttccttctcctccggctccggcggcggcggcggccatggtgaCGTCGAGCCTGACCGCCGACTCGGACGGCAGCCTCGTGTCGTCGTCCCCCGTCGaccccttcttcctcgacgCCGTCACCTCCTCCGACCGCCGCCCTTCGCCCAAGCAGCACAATCCGCTTcctcagcagcggcagcagcagggcgTCGGCGCTGCCATGGACGCCGTGCTCGAGCTTCTCGCGGCGAAgaagccgctgccgccgaaaGGCCGGCTTCTGCAGTCTGTCATGGCCGCGGGCCCACTGCTGCAGaatctcctcgtcgccgggccGCTCCCGCGGTGGCGCAACCCGCCGCCCGTCCACGCACTCGACTCTCTCCCCGCCGGcgtcgtccatggcggcgccATTGGCGCAGCCGGAGGAGCTTACGGCGGAAACGCGATGGGTGGCTACGCCCCCAATGCCAACAACGCCTGCATGAAGCGGCCGGcgatggccatggccgccgccgcgccgggctTCGTCGTCGGCAAGCGGCACAGGCTGCATTGA
- the LOC100836137 gene encoding uncharacterized protein LOC100836137 isoform X2, giving the protein MLYNHHHLLSVEELRQSLLAATLELEAAKEELRRKEQSIGKLADLVGHVTKERDEARDHLQSLQVAAAAAAKLPSPPAPAAAAAMVTSSLTADSDGSLVSSSPVDPFFLDAVTSSDRRPSPKQHNPLPQQRQQQGVGAAMDAVLELLAAKKPLPPKGRLLQSVMAAGPLLQNLLVAGPLPRWRNPPPVHALDSLPAGVVHGGAIGAAGGAYGGNAMGGYAPNANNACMKRPAMAMAAAAPGFVVGKRHRLH; this is encoded by the exons ATGCTCTACAACCATCATCACCTTCTT AGCGTGGAGGAGCTGCGGCAGAGCCTGCTGGCGGCGAcgctggagctggaggcggccaaggaggagctccggcggaaGGAGCAGAGCATCGGCAAGCTGGCTGACCTCGTGGGCCACGTCACCAAGGAACGCGACGAGGCCCGGGACCATCTGCAGAGCCTCcaagtcgccgccgccgcagccgcgaagcttccttctcctccggctccggcggcggcggcggccatggtgaCGTCGAGCCTGACCGCCGACTCGGACGGCAGCCTCGTGTCGTCGTCCCCCGTCGaccccttcttcctcgacgCCGTCACCTCCTCCGACCGCCGCCCTTCGCCCAAGCAGCACAATCCGCTTcctcagcagcggcagcagcagggcgTCGGCGCTGCCATGGACGCCGTGCTCGAGCTTCTCGCGGCGAAgaagccgctgccgccgaaaGGCCGGCTTCTGCAGTCTGTCATGGCCGCGGGCCCACTGCTGCAGaatctcctcgtcgccgggccGCTCCCGCGGTGGCGCAACCCGCCGCCCGTCCACGCACTCGACTCTCTCCCCGCCGGcgtcgtccatggcggcgccATTGGCGCAGCCGGAGGAGCTTACGGCGGAAACGCGATGGGTGGCTACGCCCCCAATGCCAACAACGCCTGCATGAAGCGGCCGGcgatggccatggccgccgccgcgccgggctTCGTCGTCGGCAAGCGGCACAGGCTGCATTGA